From the Candidatus Bathyarchaeota archaeon genome, one window contains:
- the hypE gene encoding hydrogenase expression/formation protein HypE has protein sequence MSEKKAQITMMHGAGGTVMHNLVKDYIVKAFAGIGNAEVPLEAMDDSAVVDDIVIKSDSHAVKPIFFPGGDIGRIAISGTVNDIAVLGAEPRALACGFVLEEGLSMEDFQKILDSMRQTCLEANVGIVTGDTKVVEKGALGGCVMNVSGIGKRTPALEHNIEVVKQYKPDFSARWLLDSNLKAGDKIILLGTIADHGLAVLSAQEGLKFASEILSDVKPLNQMIQRMLAEVGGVVAMKDATRGGLADALHEWTEKSNAGILVQENQIPIREDVRVACEMLGLDPLEVGNEGKIIIGAVAEKAQEIQSFLRKTPEGKDAQIIGEVTEEFSGVAMQTVVGGKRIISRPVGDPVPRIC, from the coding sequence ATGAGTGAGAAGAAAGCCCAGATAACCATGATGCATGGTGCAGGCGGAACCGTCATGCACAACTTAGTTAAAGATTACATTGTCAAAGCGTTTGCGGGCATTGGCAACGCTGAGGTTCCTTTGGAAGCAATGGATGACTCCGCGGTAGTTGATGATATAGTCATTAAAAGTGACAGCCACGCGGTTAAACCCATATTTTTCCCAGGCGGCGACATCGGACGCATAGCCATATCAGGAACCGTCAATGACATAGCCGTACTGGGCGCTGAACCCCGCGCCTTAGCCTGCGGATTTGTCCTAGAAGAAGGCTTATCCATGGAGGATTTCCAAAAAATCCTAGACAGCATGCGCCAGACCTGCTTGGAAGCAAACGTGGGCATAGTTACAGGCGACACCAAAGTTGTAGAGAAAGGCGCTTTAGGCGGGTGCGTAATGAACGTTTCAGGCATCGGCAAAAGAACCCCCGCTTTAGAGCACAACATAGAAGTAGTCAAACAGTACAAGCCTGATTTTTCGGCGCGGTGGCTGCTGGATTCCAACCTAAAAGCAGGCGACAAAATCATTCTTTTGGGAACCATAGCTGACCACGGCTTAGCGGTTCTTTCAGCTCAGGAAGGACTCAAATTCGCAAGTGAAATCCTCTCAGACGTCAAACCCCTTAACCAAATGATACAGCGCATGCTTGCGGAAGTCGGCGGGGTCGTGGCTATGAAAGATGCCACCCGAGGCGGCTTAGCAGACGCACTGCATGAATGGACAGAAAAATCCAACGCAGGCATACTTGTACAGGAAAACCAAATCCCCATCCGAGAAGACGTACGCGTCGCGTGTGAAATGCTCGGACTTGACCCGCTTGAAGTAGGAAATGAAGGCAAAATAATCATAGGCGCCGTAGCCGAGAAAGCCCAAGAAATACAAAGTTTCCTAAGAAAAACACCTGAAGGCAAAGATGCCCAGATAATCGGCGAAGTCACAGAAGAATTTAGCGGCGTAGCCATGCAAACGGTCGTGGGCGGCAAACGCATAATCTCTAGACCTGTAGGCGACCCTGTCCCGCGCATTTGCTAA
- a CDS encoding ABC transporter ATP-binding protein: protein MLKTNAIVSGSLALKLTGVSKRYSDVTAVNSLTLEVRKGEVIGLLGPNGSGKSTLIKMMLGLVKPDSGTINVLDLPLQQNSIGVKKRVGYVPEDAGAYEFLTGLEFLDFAGDVFGMDLGEKKKRIEEFLKALSLEGREGDMISGYSEGMKKKILIISALMHKPELLLLDEPLNTLDPKSAKIVKDLLHQLAQQNVTTVISTHVLEIAQAICSRIAIMYEGKLIAVGTMDELRQQAKMPNSALEDIFLKLTGTDDVQPIVEALSK from the coding sequence TTGCTCAAAACTAACGCTATTGTGTCTGGTTCTTTAGCATTAAAATTGACGGGTGTTTCTAAACGCTACAGTGATGTGACAGCAGTAAATAGTCTTACCTTAGAGGTAAGAAAAGGTGAAGTTATCGGTCTTTTAGGCCCCAACGGTTCAGGCAAATCAACGCTCATTAAAATGATGCTGGGCTTAGTCAAGCCTGACAGCGGAACCATAAACGTTTTAGACCTTCCCCTGCAGCAGAATTCTATCGGAGTAAAAAAGAGAGTGGGCTACGTGCCTGAAGATGCTGGCGCTTACGAGTTTTTGACTGGGCTTGAGTTCCTTGACTTTGCTGGCGACGTTTTTGGGATGGATTTGGGGGAGAAGAAAAAACGGATCGAAGAGTTCCTCAAGGCGCTGAGTTTAGAGGGCAGGGAAGGTGACATGATAAGTGGTTATTCGGAGGGTATGAAAAAGAAAATTCTAATTATATCAGCGCTCATGCACAAACCCGAACTGCTGCTCTTAGATGAACCGCTAAATACTCTTGATCCAAAGTCAGCTAAAATCGTCAAGGACCTGCTGCACCAATTAGCCCAGCAGAATGTAACCACCGTTATATCGACTCATGTGTTGGAGATTGCCCAAGCTATATGCAGCCGCATAGCCATAATGTATGAAGGAAAGTTAATTGCAGTTGGGACGATGGATGAGTTGAGGCAGCAGGCAAAAATGCCCAATTCAGCCTTAGAAGACATTTTCCTCAAGCTTACTGGAACAGATGATGTCCAACCCATTGTTGAGGCACTCTCGAAATGA
- a CDS encoding DUF996 domain-containing protein yields the protein MAIEATILLLLGLIPFVGWGLGVIGIVLLLQATKEFSNYYQDEGIHKNTRMGLKYYSVALIAVGAAIAAMLVSFASAGLFAGATFEFTIGFEIGLIILIGGLITGFVFFVLATTYLRKTFNALAEKSGDTLFKTAGTLLWWGSVFSILLVGLLLILIAWIFAALGFFSMKPRHYSLHNQPNGYTPPTLLYKAY from the coding sequence GTGGCAATCGAAGCTACAATATTGCTTTTGCTCGGCTTAATTCCATTCGTCGGCTGGGGCTTAGGCGTAATAGGCATAGTTCTACTCCTTCAAGCAACAAAAGAATTCTCAAACTATTATCAAGACGAAGGCATCCACAAAAATACTCGGATGGGCCTCAAATACTATTCAGTCGCTTTAATTGCAGTTGGAGCAGCCATTGCAGCAATGCTGGTTAGTTTTGCCTCCGCAGGTCTATTTGCAGGAGCAACCTTCGAGTTCACCATAGGCTTTGAAATTGGATTAATCATTCTTATCGGAGGTCTCATAACGGGTTTTGTGTTCTTCGTGCTTGCTACAACTTATCTGAGGAAAACATTCAATGCACTTGCTGAGAAGTCTGGAGACACATTGTTTAAAACTGCAGGCACTTTGCTCTGGTGGGGTTCCGTATTCTCCATACTATTAGTCGGATTACTGCTGATATTGATTGCATGGATATTTGCCGCCCTTGGCTTCTTCAGTATGAAACCTCGACATTACTCGCTGCACAATCAACCAAACGGCTATACGCCACCAACGCTCTTATATAAAGCATATTGA
- a CDS encoding ABC transporter permease translates to MIRTKSGCINKVPSKFAQIGVIMKYTLLDYIRSRRFLILMALTLVMSVALAYFVGKGIFGLWGTFSPIFITLSVVFFGGDAISGEFQNKTGYFSVPNPISRSVIYIGKWLSAFIAACITFGVFAASITLTGLYYNAVPSEFGLSVLFAYFYLAAIVGFVFFVSSLFKSSTNAFIVDIVVLMLGFSIISQIAGMIPVEPWFSLSYGGSIMSTILQNPYPPNVTVNHFGSTTMTSYNPTVPEGLAIMAVYLIVTTVVGLIMFKRKEFN, encoded by the coding sequence ATGATTAGAACAAAATCTGGATGTATTAACAAAGTTCCGTCCAAATTCGCACAGATAGGCGTCATAATGAAGTATACCTTGCTTGACTATATCAGGTCAAGGCGTTTTCTTATACTGATGGCTTTAACGCTTGTAATGAGCGTGGCTTTAGCTTATTTCGTGGGCAAGGGTATCTTTGGATTATGGGGAACATTTTCGCCCATATTCATAACGCTGTCAGTAGTTTTCTTTGGCGGAGATGCCATATCTGGCGAGTTCCAGAATAAAACAGGATACTTTAGTGTTCCAAACCCTATTAGCAGGTCAGTGATTTACATAGGTAAGTGGTTGTCCGCTTTCATAGCAGCATGCATCACATTTGGCGTATTTGCAGCGTCTATAACGTTGACTGGGCTGTACTATAACGCTGTTCCGTCTGAATTTGGTTTGTCAGTGCTGTTTGCCTACTTCTACCTTGCAGCCATCGTTGGATTCGTCTTCTTTGTAAGCTCACTATTCAAGAGCAGCACTAACGCATTCATTGTAGACATTGTTGTTCTCATGTTAGGATTTAGTATCATCAGCCAAATTGCAGGTATGATTCCTGTAGAACCATGGTTTAGCCTAAGTTACGGCGGATCAATTATGTCAACTATACTTCAAAACCCCTATCCGCCTAATGTAACTGTGAACCACTTTGGCAGCACAACAATGACATCCTACAATCCTACTGTTCCAGAAGGATTAGCAATCATGGCAGTCTACCTAATTGTTACGACAGTCGTAGGCTTGATTATGTTCAAGCGCAAAGAGTTCAATTAG
- a CDS encoding tyrosine-type recombinase/integrase encodes MAELTPNATQPPDCVFGTTKAGSNSCKSESADGSADVSPQCPRCNSKKVWRDGNRIFYGQKIQRWICRDCGLRFSDPNDLQQAKRTIENISTVDTKSLKTFEGILEGSQICVMETKNLAAEPQTAEVLRRNEPDVKGKIVEYIWWLKKGGYSEQTILGRSKLLFVMVKRGADLYDPETIKAVIAKQTWSNGRKNNAVDAYSSFLKMAGGKWDAPLYQCIRKLPFIPKETEIDQLIAGCTQRVATFLQMLKETGARCGEIWQLKWDDIDFESKVVNITAEKNSNPRVVHLSNKMLEMLTQIPKIYGERIFSHAPMPVDHFGTLFCIQRKRLARKLSNPRLMKIHFHTFRHWKGTILYHQTKDIYYVMQRLGHKNIKNTLLYIQLEEALFQGETDYISKVAKTEKDVCSLIEAGFEYVTDFQDAKIFRKRKL; translated from the coding sequence ATGGCTGAACTTACACCAAACGCGACACAACCCCCAGACTGCGTATTTGGCACCACCAAAGCCGGTTCAAACTCATGTAAGTCGGAGTCTGCAGACGGCTCCGCCGACGTCAGCCCCCAATGCCCACGATGCAACTCCAAAAAAGTTTGGCGGGATGGCAACCGAATTTTTTATGGACAAAAGATTCAACGATGGATCTGCCGGGACTGTGGCCTGCGATTCTCAGACCCAAACGACCTGCAGCAGGCAAAGCGAACCATTGAAAATATTTCAACCGTTGATACGAAGTCATTAAAAACCTTCGAGGGCATACTAGAGGGTAGCCAAATATGCGTCATGGAGACGAAAAACTTGGCAGCAGAACCTCAAACAGCCGAAGTTCTGCGGAGAAACGAACCTGACGTAAAAGGAAAAATCGTTGAATACATCTGGTGGTTGAAAAAAGGCGGCTACAGCGAACAAACCATACTTGGACGCTCAAAACTGCTCTTTGTTATGGTAAAACGCGGCGCAGACCTCTACGACCCCGAAACAATCAAAGCAGTCATAGCTAAACAAACCTGGAGCAACGGCAGAAAAAACAACGCAGTCGACGCCTACAGCTCATTCCTAAAAATGGCTGGCGGCAAATGGGACGCCCCACTATACCAATGCATACGCAAACTGCCCTTCATTCCCAAAGAAACCGAAATCGACCAGCTCATCGCAGGCTGCACCCAACGCGTGGCAACTTTCCTGCAGATGCTCAAAGAAACAGGCGCACGATGCGGCGAAATTTGGCAGCTCAAATGGGACGACATAGATTTCGAAAGCAAAGTCGTAAACATCACAGCCGAAAAAAACAGTAACCCAAGAGTCGTACACCTAAGCAATAAAATGTTGGAAATGCTGACGCAGATACCTAAAATCTACGGCGAAAGAATCTTTTCACATGCACCCATGCCAGTTGACCACTTCGGAACACTATTCTGCATTCAAAGAAAACGGTTAGCCCGCAAGCTCAGCAACCCAAGACTGATGAAAATCCACTTCCACACCTTCCGACACTGGAAAGGCACCATACTCTACCATCAAACCAAAGACATCTACTACGTCATGCAAAGGCTCGGCCACAAAAACATCAAAAACACGCTGCTATACATCCAACTCGAAGAAGCCCTCTTCCAAGGAGAAACCGACTACATCTCTAAAGTAGCTAAAACCGAAAAAGACGTCTGCAGCCTAATAGAGGCAGGATTTGAATATGTCACCGATTTTCAAGACGCTAAAATCTTTAGAAAAAGGAAGCTTTAA
- a CDS encoding mechanosensitive ion channel family protein, translating to MILGIEYALQPLSFLQPYRDTLNELFTVLQILLGAFALTRVSNILADWYADRNKLIAGKSSKHILFILKKAVQAVIFIFAFLIILSVFNIDLSGAIVGLGVGGIAIAFALQTVLSEFFSTFSIYFDRPFEIGDFIVVGDYSGTVKNIGIRSTRLQLLQGEELVISNKELTEHSVRNFRKLEKRRVTFNLGVTYDTSSEKLRKIPLIIKEIFDKIEFAELDRVNFTEFADYSLKYLVIYYVNSSDYGTYLDTQEKINLAIKEAFECEGIEMAFPTSTVYINKSVDFKPN from the coding sequence GTGATACTGGGAATAGAGTATGCCCTCCAACCGCTATCATTCTTACAACCATACAGGGATACCTTAAACGAATTGTTCACGGTACTCCAAATCTTACTAGGCGCATTTGCCTTAACCAGAGTCTCAAACATACTAGCGGACTGGTATGCTGACCGAAATAAACTCATAGCTGGGAAAAGCAGCAAGCATATTTTGTTTATTCTCAAAAAAGCTGTTCAAGCAGTGATTTTCATCTTTGCTTTTCTTATCATACTATCTGTCTTCAACATTGACCTCAGCGGCGCAATCGTGGGCTTGGGCGTCGGAGGCATCGCCATCGCGTTTGCCCTACAAACGGTACTAAGTGAGTTCTTCAGCACTTTCTCCATTTATTTTGACCGCCCCTTTGAGATTGGAGACTTTATCGTGGTAGGCGATTATAGTGGTACTGTAAAAAACATCGGCATCCGGTCAACCAGGCTCCAACTCCTACAAGGTGAAGAACTCGTTATATCTAACAAGGAGCTAACGGAGCATAGCGTACGGAACTTTAGGAAGCTAGAGAAGAGGCGTGTAACCTTCAACTTGGGCGTGACATATGACACGTCATCGGAGAAACTGCGAAAAATCCCGCTTATCATAAAAGAAATCTTCGACAAGATTGAGTTCGCCGAATTAGATAGGGTTAACTTTACCGAGTTCGCCGATTACAGTCTAAAGTATCTTGTTATCTATTATGTGAACTCATCTGATTACGGCACATACTTGGATACGCAGGAGAAAATAAACTTGGCAATTAAGGAAGCGTTTGAATGTGAAGGAATAGAAATGGCATTCCCAACAAGCACAGTCTACATCAACAAGTCAGTTGATTTCAAGCCAAATTAA
- a CDS encoding winged helix-turn-helix domain-containing protein: protein MRHLDPEYAFSHAELQLLREIANRKQSLPQIRRSLSIKPSLLSHNLNKLKRKGLVQTTEQGNRKYACFNEAKHASLLRDLLVAYDYVDWENVLSGKAIEILFQALTDKESKLSGFSGATLWRYLKELKARGIITQTQKSYQINPQFPVLIEFLKEYQQYFANKISKTLSENAVILWQHGMDFLVRAPKTAKLPSDNFYKTVTSIFVQYGLPLFSDFDIYFYSTSKKAIKPEDAILHTLLVEPGNVRYITYALLLFKKTEKQIDKTYLLQEAERLGLKTQVMGMLQFLETHEPQEGQQLPMWGEFVEKASGYGVSVD, encoded by the coding sequence ATGAGACATTTGGACCCAGAATACGCTTTCAGTCATGCAGAGTTGCAGTTGCTTAGAGAAATCGCTAATAGAAAGCAGTCTCTGCCGCAAATCAGGCGGTCACTTTCAATTAAGCCATCTCTTCTTTCTCACAATTTAAACAAGCTGAAGCGTAAAGGGCTAGTCCAAACAACCGAGCAAGGAAATAGGAAATACGCATGCTTCAATGAGGCAAAACATGCTTCTCTGCTTAGAGATTTACTGGTTGCTTATGATTATGTGGATTGGGAAAACGTCCTGTCTGGAAAAGCAATCGAAATCCTCTTCCAAGCACTCACTGACAAAGAGAGCAAATTGTCGGGTTTTTCAGGTGCTACGCTTTGGCGCTATCTCAAAGAACTAAAAGCAAGAGGCATAATCACCCAAACCCAAAAAAGCTACCAAATTAACCCGCAATTCCCAGTCCTTATAGAATTCCTAAAGGAATACCAACAGTATTTTGCCAACAAAATTTCCAAAACCCTCTCAGAAAACGCGGTAATTCTATGGCAGCACGGCATGGACTTTCTAGTCAGAGCGCCCAAAACTGCAAAGCTGCCCTCAGACAATTTCTACAAAACTGTGACGTCCATTTTTGTCCAGTATGGTCTTCCGCTTTTCTCTGACTTTGACATTTACTTTTACTCAACAAGCAAGAAGGCAATCAAGCCTGAAGATGCTATACTGCACACGCTCCTTGTGGAGCCGGGCAATGTGCGATACATAACTTACGCTCTTTTGCTGTTTAAAAAAACCGAAAAGCAAATTGACAAAACATACCTGCTGCAGGAAGCGGAAAGGTTGGGGCTTAAGACGCAGGTAATGGGTATGTTGCAATTTTTAGAAACGCATGAGCCGCAAGAGGGGCAACAGTTGCCAATGTGGGGCGAATTTGTTGAAAAAGCAAGCGGCTATGGAGTGTCTGTTGATTGA
- a CDS encoding 50S ribosomal protein L22 — translation MPKWGYSIITEELDPEKTVKASGRELRVSHKHAREVCRTIKGMTLTKAKDYLRDVMEKKKAVPFRRYRKKAGHRGGLVRAFAGRYPIKASQQTLKLLQSAEANAENQGLDIDRLQITHAAAYPGMKIKRYMPRAHGRASPKYDTLTHVEIVLTEKPDSGETA, via the coding sequence TTGCCAAAATGGGGATACTCCATAATAACCGAAGAACTGGACCCTGAAAAGACCGTGAAAGCAAGCGGTCGAGAACTTAGGGTATCCCATAAACACGCCCGAGAAGTTTGCAGGACCATTAAGGGCATGACATTGACTAAAGCTAAGGATTACCTTAGGGATGTCATGGAGAAGAAGAAAGCCGTGCCCTTCCGCCGTTACCGTAAGAAGGCTGGTCACCGCGGAGGATTGGTGCGTGCTTTTGCTGGACGATACCCGATTAAAGCTTCTCAGCAGACCCTAAAGTTGCTGCAAAGCGCCGAGGCTAACGCTGAAAATCAAGGTCTAGACATTGACAGACTACAAATAACCCATGCAGCCGCATACCCGGGCATGAAAATCAAACGTTACATGCCCCGCGCTCATGGACGAGCCTCACCAAAATACGACACCCTAACCCACGTCGAAATCGTCCTCACCGAAAAACCCGACTCAGGAGAAACCGCATAA
- a CDS encoding winged helix-turn-helix domain-containing protein, whose translation MTTPLFPPFWKLLTGNRGGPSRAIILRTLKEEPQNANQLSKRLKLSYKTITHHLEILQKNHLVRTIQDGYGTTYCLSQAMASNYRLIEKQISETAIENATQTFSTSN comes from the coding sequence ATGACAACCCCCCTTTTTCCTCCTTTTTGGAAACTTTTAACTGGCAATAGAGGCGGACCAAGCAGAGCGATTATACTCAGAACCCTAAAAGAAGAACCACAAAACGCTAATCAACTTTCAAAGCGCCTTAAGCTTAGCTATAAAACCATCACCCATCATCTTGAAATTCTCCAAAAGAACCATCTTGTTCGTACAATTCAAGACGGATACGGTACAACATATTGTTTGTCACAAGCTATGGCAAGCAACTATCGACTTATTGAGAAACAAATAAGCGAAACAGCAATAGAAAACGCCACTCAGACCTTTTCAACATCTAATTGA
- a CDS encoding ABC transporter ATP-binding protein, translated as MPSIEAVNLSKQYGSFTAVSNLNLKAEGAKCVGFLGPNGAGKTTTLKMFTDLITPSSGKALINGVDVHKQKEKALASVGALIETPEIYSSLTAREALKMIAEIRGVPSSEQQSRIEYSISEVKMEDWIDKRVNKFSKGMKQRICIASALLSDPCIILLDEPTSGLDPRGMSEVRDIIKSLKNHQRLIFMSSHILSEVADVCDEVAMVDQGKLIVHDTLANVTAKASNGENIVEVGIRHSITPGIMSKVTSISGVESADEKDENTLLVHFAGGIDVQERVLADIFALKIGLVSFKPASSALEEAYLKLVKGGK; from the coding sequence ATGCCATCAATTGAAGCAGTAAACCTATCGAAACAGTACGGTTCTTTTACTGCTGTTTCAAACCTAAATCTCAAAGCGGAAGGCGCAAAATGCGTCGGTTTTCTTGGCCCTAACGGCGCGGGAAAAACAACAACCCTCAAAATGTTTACCGACCTAATCACGCCTTCTTCGGGAAAAGCTCTCATAAACGGAGTTGACGTGCACAAACAGAAAGAGAAAGCACTCGCATCTGTCGGCGCATTAATTGAAACCCCAGAAATCTACTCCTCACTAACCGCAAGAGAAGCACTAAAAATGATTGCTGAAATCCGAGGAGTGCCAAGTTCTGAGCAACAGAGCAGAATAGAATATTCAATCTCAGAAGTTAAAATGGAAGACTGGATTGACAAAAGAGTCAACAAGTTCTCCAAGGGCATGAAACAGAGAATATGCATAGCCTCAGCGCTTCTAAGCGACCCTTGTATAATTCTGCTAGACGAACCCACCTCAGGGCTGGATCCACGGGGAATGAGCGAAGTCAGAGATATAATAAAGTCCCTAAAAAACCATCAAAGACTGATTTTCATGAGCTCACACATTCTCAGTGAAGTCGCAGATGTCTGCGATGAAGTTGCAATGGTTGATCAAGGTAAACTGATCGTCCATGACACACTTGCTAACGTAACAGCAAAGGCATCTAACGGAGAAAACATCGTCGAAGTAGGCATACGCCACTCAATCACACCTGGAATAATGAGCAAGGTCACTTCAATTTCGGGCGTAGAGTCGGCTGACGAAAAAGATGAGAATACGCTGTTGGTTCATTTTGCGGGCGGAATTGACGTGCAGGAACGAGTTCTCGCCGATATTTTCGCTTTGAAAATTGGGTTAGTCAGCTTCAAACCGGCATCATCAGCGCTTGAAGAGGCTTATCTCAAACTAGTAAAAGGAGGAAAATAA
- a CDS encoding helix-turn-helix domain-containing protein has protein sequence MSETAGVEDDIQTLVRLGLNGVQAKIYLGLLRTGLAKAQEIAKASGVARPDVYRTLAQLQEIGLVEKMVTTPIKFKALPINYGLQMLLKQREKENTDIQKKASQLIKSYQNTDENLVPQTSDAQFVLIPKKETIVHTVQEIAKKTQTHMYFMTPLKKLLPLIINHPDIFSAATKRGVNVQILTEKPEEKTDLTKPTRELNKHPNFELRMILTPLNVDFGIFDDQKILLSTAAKTNPTQAPAIFSNNPDIIELAKNYFEIAWITAIETKPTPKN, from the coding sequence TTGTCTGAAACTGCAGGCGTTGAAGATGATATACAGACTCTGGTGCGGCTTGGGCTTAACGGAGTGCAAGCAAAAATCTATCTTGGACTGCTACGAACAGGCTTAGCCAAAGCACAAGAAATAGCCAAAGCCTCAGGCGTCGCCCGACCAGACGTCTACCGCACCCTAGCACAACTCCAAGAAATCGGCTTAGTAGAAAAAATGGTAACCACCCCCATAAAATTCAAGGCACTGCCGATAAACTATGGGTTGCAGATGCTTCTAAAACAACGCGAAAAAGAAAACACAGACATACAAAAAAAAGCCTCCCAACTAATAAAAAGCTACCAGAACACAGACGAAAACCTCGTACCCCAAACAAGCGACGCCCAATTCGTCCTAATCCCCAAAAAAGAAACCATCGTCCACACCGTACAAGAAATCGCCAAAAAAACACAAACCCACATGTACTTCATGACCCCCCTCAAAAAACTCTTACCCCTCATCATAAACCACCCCGACATATTCAGTGCAGCCACCAAAAGAGGCGTAAACGTCCAAATCCTAACCGAAAAACCCGAAGAAAAAACCGACCTCACCAAACCCACCCGAGAACTCAACAAACACCCAAACTTCGAACTCCGAATGATCCTAACCCCCCTAAACGTCGACTTCGGAATCTTTGACGACCAAAAAATCCTGCTCAGCACCGCAGCCAAAACCAACCCAACACAAGCCCCAGCCATATTCTCCAACAACCCCGACATCATCGAACTCGCCAAAAACTACTTCGAAATCGCCTGGATAACCGCCATAGAAACCAAACCCACACCCAAAAACTAA
- a CDS encoding phosphatase PAP2 family protein — protein MVKKKDEHKLNLELRVDYHSSRFFALLFPVLYSVALAIFCFAYKIMPGPEFLILGFLVYAAYNKKTWGFLKDWLPFITIFVSYEILYSVVGMTVANRLNSGPLNLEMQLFGQIPSLLLQQTIRMPILDYTGAFFYSAYFFLPTIFAFVLWKKSPKNYWKYMIAFGVCTFSALITFLFYPVAPPWIAIPNVTPILTTSVDASLGLPVYKWIFNFLNPDLYAAFPSMHSALPWLVFLFAFKTWKWKALPMIVFPVGTWFSAVYLGEHYFVDVLGGIAYATVAFIAVNTILPFLSCRLNLLKKHIPQL, from the coding sequence ATGGTAAAGAAAAAAGACGAACACAAGCTTAACTTAGAACTCAGGGTTGACTATCACTCTTCCCGCTTCTTTGCTCTTCTTTTTCCTGTTCTCTATTCTGTTGCTTTAGCTATTTTCTGTTTTGCTTACAAAATAATGCCTGGTCCGGAGTTTCTGATTTTAGGTTTTCTGGTTTACGCAGCGTACAACAAGAAAACTTGGGGTTTCTTGAAGGATTGGCTTCCATTCATTACTATTTTTGTCTCCTACGAAATCCTCTATAGCGTAGTTGGTATGACCGTTGCAAACCGTCTCAATTCAGGTCCACTTAATTTGGAGATGCAGTTATTTGGTCAAATTCCCAGTTTGCTTCTACAGCAAACTATCCGAATGCCTATTTTAGATTACACAGGCGCATTCTTCTATTCAGCTTATTTCTTTCTCCCAACAATATTTGCATTCGTTCTTTGGAAGAAAAGCCCTAAAAACTACTGGAAATACATGATTGCATTTGGCGTATGTACCTTCTCTGCGCTGATAACATTTCTTTTCTATCCCGTAGCTCCTCCATGGATTGCCATTCCAAACGTTACCCCAATCTTAACCACTTCAGTGGATGCTAGCTTAGGTCTTCCGGTTTACAAGTGGATTTTTAATTTCCTCAATCCAGACTTGTATGCTGCTTTTCCAAGTATGCACTCAGCTTTACCTTGGCTGGTTTTCCTCTTTGCCTTCAAGACTTGGAAATGGAAAGCTCTCCCGATGATAGTTTTTCCTGTTGGAACTTGGTTTAGCGCAGTTTACTTAGGTGAACACTATTTCGTTGACGTTTTAGGCGGAATTGCCTATGCTACCGTCGCTTTCATAGCTGTAAATACAATTTTGCCATTCCTGTCTTGCCGCTTGAACCTATTAAAAAAGCATATTCCCCAACTCTGA